In Helicobacter sp. 11S03491-1, the genomic stretch TTTCAAGAGAGGGGTGTGAAAATGTCCCTACACTTTGAAGTTTTGAAGTTTTTTCTTTGGGGTAAATTTGTGAGTTTTGCATATTTGCAATAGCAAGAATACTATCTTCTCTCTCTAGCATATACAGAATCTCAATACTTGCAGGGTCCAAAACAATCAAAGCTTGCTTAGAGAATCCAAAGTCTAAAAACAAGCACAATAACAATAATATTTTTTTCATCTTTTTTCCTTTTTTGGGATAATAAATGGACGTCCATGATGGGTAATCACATCACAAGCAAATCCATAGACTTCTTCTAAAATTTCCGGATTAAATAATTCGCTTACTTGACCTTGATAAAGAATTTCTCCTTTTTTGAGAAAAAATATTTTTGTGCAAAATAAACTTGCTAAATTCAAATCATGCAAAACTACAATTATGGTTATTTGATTCTCCAAAGATAATTTTTCGCAGATTTTCATTATTTCAATTGCATAATTAATATCAAGAGCGCTTGTGGGCTCATCAAGCAAAAGAATTTTAGGTGAAGAGGCTAAAGCCCGCCCCAATAAAACTCTCTGAAATTCGCCTCCACTCAAAGTGAGAATAACACGCTTTTTTAAGTGATGGATGTGAAGCATTTTGGCTATGGTATCAATATGATGCATATCATTTTGGTCATAACCTTTGAGTGGATTTTGTAAGTAAGAATATCTCCCCATATACAAAACATCTTCAACCAATAATGGCATTGATAAAGAGGACTTTTGAGGCACAAAGCCAAGAATATTAGCTAATTGTTTATGAGAATAATCAG encodes the following:
- a CDS encoding ABC transporter ATP-binding protein, translated to MLESISIQELNFSYHTHKILQNINFEAKKGEFIGILGSNGSGKSTLIKQILGILEPDVGYIKIINKNITDYSHKQLANILGFVPQKSSLSMPLLVEDVLYMGRYSYLQNPLKGYDQNDMHHIDTIAKMLHIHHLKKRVILTLSGGEFQRVLLGRALASSPKILLLDEPTSALDINYAIEIMKICEKLSLENQITIIVVLHDLNLASLFCTKIFFLKKGEILYQGQVSELFNPEILEEVYGFACDVITHHGRPFIIPKKEKR